A part of Kineococcus rhizosphaerae genomic DNA contains:
- a CDS encoding BCCT family transporter: protein MSAPPEHRSDTSATPSSPPSPARPPVDRRTFAVAAGVVILFLLVGAVWPTQLKAGADAVLEVVVQDFGWAFVLGATGFVVLALVLAFSRYGRIRLGRDEDRPEHSRASWVAMMFSAGMGIGLMFYGVTEPVTHLMTVPQGDAEPGSQAAAREAMDYSLFHWGLHPWAIYAVVGLALAYSSYRKERAGGFSAAFAPLLRGRRGRGAARVIDVFAIFATLFGSAVSLGLGAAQMNGGLTEVFGVPNSTTVKVAIIAVLTVCFVVSAISGIERGIKWLSNTNMVLALALLFFLFVVGPTVFVLDLVPASLGNYLTALPHMATRTGAFGGTDWLSAWTLFYWAWWVSWTPFVGAFLAKISKGRTIREFVIGVMLVPTAVSLVWFSVLGGAAIDLQRRFVEGTGGADIAGIADQESQMFTFLDQFPWAGFTSVLVVVLVAIFFVSGADASSIVMGSLSSYGVDEPQKWLTAVWGALMGLVAIVLFFAGGLEALQDITIIAAAPFLVLMVVMAVALVKDLVRDPAVTTQKRRSGDRRDPRVTAIDHDWASPVRSED from the coding sequence ATGTCCGCACCGCCTGAGCACCGATCCGACACGTCTGCGACCCCTTCCTCACCCCCCTCCCCCGCCCGTCCCCCGGTCGACCGCCGGACGTTCGCGGTCGCCGCGGGCGTGGTCATCCTCTTCCTCCTCGTGGGGGCCGTGTGGCCCACCCAGCTGAAGGCCGGCGCGGACGCCGTCCTCGAGGTGGTCGTGCAGGACTTCGGCTGGGCCTTCGTGCTCGGCGCGACCGGTTTCGTCGTCCTGGCCCTCGTCCTGGCCTTCAGCCGCTACGGCCGCATCCGCCTGGGCCGCGACGAGGACCGGCCCGAGCACTCGCGGGCGTCCTGGGTCGCGATGATGTTCTCCGCCGGGATGGGCATCGGCCTGATGTTCTACGGGGTCACCGAACCCGTCACGCACCTCATGACGGTCCCGCAGGGCGACGCCGAGCCCGGGTCGCAGGCGGCGGCGCGCGAGGCGATGGACTACTCGCTGTTCCACTGGGGCCTGCACCCGTGGGCGATCTACGCCGTCGTCGGCCTGGCGCTGGCGTACTCCAGCTACCGCAAGGAGCGCGCGGGCGGCTTCTCGGCCGCGTTCGCCCCGCTGCTGCGCGGTCGCCGCGGCCGGGGCGCCGCCCGGGTCATCGACGTCTTCGCGATCTTCGCGACGCTCTTCGGGTCGGCCGTGAGCCTGGGCTTGGGCGCGGCGCAGATGAACGGGGGCTTGACCGAGGTCTTCGGCGTGCCCAACTCGACGACCGTGAAGGTCGCGATCATCGCCGTCCTGACCGTCTGCTTCGTCGTCTCGGCGATCAGCGGGATCGAGCGCGGCATCAAGTGGCTGTCGAACACCAACATGGTGCTGGCCCTGGCGCTGCTGTTCTTCCTGTTCGTCGTGGGACCGACGGTCTTCGTGCTGGACCTGGTGCCCGCCTCGCTGGGCAACTACCTCACCGCCCTGCCGCACATGGCCACGCGCACGGGCGCCTTCGGCGGCACCGACTGGCTGAGCGCCTGGACGCTCTTCTACTGGGCGTGGTGGGTCTCGTGGACGCCGTTCGTGGGCGCCTTCCTGGCCAAGATCTCCAAGGGCCGGACCATCCGCGAGTTCGTCATCGGCGTGATGCTCGTCCCCACGGCCGTCAGCCTGGTGTGGTTCTCCGTCCTGGGCGGGGCCGCGATCGACCTGCAGCGCAGGTTCGTGGAGGGCACCGGCGGCGCCGACATCGCGGGCATCGCGGACCAGGAGTCGCAGATGTTCACGTTCCTCGACCAGTTCCCGTGGGCGGGGTTCACGTCCGTCCTGGTCGTCGTGCTCGTCGCGATCTTCTTCGTCTCCGGGGCCGACGCGTCGAGCATCGTCATGGGCTCGCTGAGCTCCTACGGCGTCGACGAGCCGCAGAAGTGGCTGACCGCGGTGTGGGGGGCCCTGATGGGGCTGGTCGCCATCGTGCTGTTCTTCGCCGGTGGCCTGGAGGCGTTGCAGGACATCACCATCATCGCCGCGGCACCGTTCCTCGTCCTCATGGTCGTGATGGCCGTCGCGCTGGTGAAGGACCTGGTGCGCGACCCGGCGGTGACCACCCAGAAGCGGCGCAGCGGCGACCGCCGGGACCCGCGGGTCACGGCCATCGACCACGATTGGGCGAGCCCCGTCCGTTCCGAGGACTGA
- a CDS encoding (deoxy)nucleoside triphosphate pyrophosphohydrolase, translating to MRLVVGAAIVDALDAPTRLLAARRSAPPALAGKWELPGGKVEAGETPVEALHRELREELGVTARLGAEVVHPDGAWPLTPALRMRVWWAVVDGEPAPLEDHDELRWLPRGQWGSVDWLPGDVALIAALERA from the coding sequence GTGAGGCTCGTCGTGGGGGCCGCCATCGTCGACGCGCTCGACGCGCCGACGCGGTTGCTGGCCGCCCGCCGCAGCGCCCCGCCGGCCCTGGCGGGCAAGTGGGAGCTGCCCGGCGGCAAGGTCGAGGCGGGCGAGACCCCCGTCGAGGCCCTGCACCGGGAGCTGCGCGAGGAGCTCGGCGTCACGGCCCGGCTCGGCGCCGAGGTCGTGCACCCCGACGGGGCGTGGCCGCTGACGCCCGCGCTGCGGATGCGCGTCTGGTGGGCCGTCGTGGACGGCGAGCCGGCCCCGCTGGAGGACCACGACGAGCTGCGGTGGCTGCCGCGCGGGCAGTGGGGCAGCGTCGACTGGCTGCCCGGCGACGTCGCCCTCATCGCCGCCCTCGAGCGGGCGTAG
- a CDS encoding DUF305 domain-containing protein, which translates to MRALTARQVLLAVVGLLLALVLGVLAGRALPTAPGANSVDVGFSRDMATHHAQAVSMAYTAIQTAPSAEVRQLAVDIASTQGNQLGRMQQLLQSWGQPVSSAGTPVMAWMAGTDLHARHEVEQAQGRVMPGMATPAEIARLNGETGQTFEVDFLQLMLRHHAGGIEMAQFGAEHATTSEVRALATAIVNSQRAESQLLTDYLTARGAQPLAAS; encoded by the coding sequence ATGCGCGCGCTCACGGCCCGGCAGGTGCTGCTCGCCGTGGTGGGGTTGCTGCTCGCGCTCGTGCTCGGCGTCCTCGCCGGCCGCGCCCTGCCCACCGCCCCGGGCGCCAACTCCGTCGACGTCGGGTTCTCCCGCGACATGGCGACCCACCACGCCCAGGCGGTGTCCATGGCCTACACGGCGATCCAGACCGCCCCCAGCGCCGAGGTCCGTCAGCTCGCCGTCGACATCGCCTCCACCCAGGGCAACCAGCTGGGCCGCATGCAGCAGCTCCTGCAGTCCTGGGGGCAGCCCGTGTCCTCGGCCGGGACCCCCGTGATGGCCTGGATGGCCGGGACCGACCTGCACGCCCGCCACGAGGTCGAGCAGGCCCAGGGCCGCGTCATGCCCGGCATGGCGACCCCCGCCGAGATCGCCCGGCTGAACGGCGAGACCGGGCAGACCTTCGAGGTCGACTTCCTGCAGCTCATGCTGCGCCACCACGCCGGAGGGATCGAGATGGCGCAGTTCGGCGCCGAGCACGCCACGACCAGCGAGGTCCGCGCCCTCGCCACGGCCATCGTGAACAGCCAGCGGGCCGAGTCCCAGCTCCTCACCGACTACCTCACCGCCCGCGGCGCGCAGCCCCTGGCGGCCTCGTGA
- a CDS encoding DUF3105 domain-containing protein — protein MAEKDPSAARQDRAARVLAMQQAEKARGRRRVALLVAIPTVVVLAVAGTVAAVFLNRPAPPSLAAVQTYDYVGSQHSTEPQTYEENPPVGGPHNPVWLNCGVYDAPVPNENAVHSMEHGAVWITYRPDLAASEVDRLKEDVAGETYTVLSPYEGLPSPIVLSAWNHQLKIEKADDPRVDAFLEKYVQGAQTPEPGALCSNGTGTPTG, from the coding sequence GTGGCCGAGAAGGACCCGAGCGCCGCGCGGCAGGACCGGGCCGCGCGCGTCCTCGCCATGCAGCAGGCCGAGAAGGCCCGCGGGCGCCGCCGGGTCGCGCTGCTCGTCGCGATCCCGACCGTCGTCGTGCTCGCCGTCGCCGGCACCGTCGCGGCCGTCTTCCTCAACCGGCCCGCGCCGCCGTCCCTGGCGGCCGTCCAGACGTACGACTACGTCGGCAGCCAGCACAGCACCGAACCGCAGACGTACGAGGAGAACCCGCCGGTCGGGGGGCCGCACAACCCCGTCTGGCTGAACTGCGGCGTCTACGACGCGCCCGTCCCGAACGAGAACGCCGTCCACAGCATGGAGCACGGCGCCGTCTGGATCACCTACCGGCCCGACCTCGCGGCCTCCGAGGTGGACCGGCTGAAGGAGGACGTCGCGGGGGAGACGTACACCGTCCTGTCGCCCTACGAGGGTCTGCCCTCGCCCATCGTCCTGTCGGCCTGGAACCACCAGCTGAAGATCGAGAAGGCCGACGACCCGCGCGTCGACGCCTTCCTCGAAAAGTACGTGCAGGGTGCCCAGACGCCCGAGCCCGGCGCACTGTGCTCCAACGGCACCGGGACGCCGACCGGCTGA
- a CDS encoding dipeptide ABC transporter ATP-binding protein, with translation MSPLTPTVDRTKPLLQVRDLEVDFTSGGRAVHAVRKANFTVYPGQTVAIVGESGSGKSTSAMAVIGLLPGTGKVVGGQVLFDGRDIAHASRREYVNLRGKHIGMVPQDPMSNLNPVWNIGFQVKEAIEANGIARGSAAKKRAIEVLGEAGLGDAARRYKQYPHEFSGGMRQRALIGIGLASRPRLLIADEPTSALDVTVQRGILDHLDSLTSDLGTAVLLITHDLGLAAERAEHLVVMYKGQVVESGPALQILQAPQHPYTQRLVSAAPSLASRRMQSEHRAQVVEQAEARAEQAHEIVAAQTPVTVPDQVTADVIEVRNLTKEFTIRGAGPRGEKLLAVDGVNFSVRRGTTLAVVGESGSGKSTVAQMVLNLLPATSGEVLFDGVDITTLDRKQQFAFRRRVQPIFQNPYGSLDPSWSIFSSIEEPLRVHRVGDAKSREARVRDLLDKVSLPQSSLRRYPNELSGGQRQRVAIARALALQPEVVVCDEAVSALDVLVQGQILHLLNDLQAELGLTYLFITHDLAVVREIADDVVVMQRGRLVEHASVDEVFTSPQQEYTKALLEAIPGGSIQLGA, from the coding sequence ATGAGCCCGCTCACGCCGACCGTCGACCGGACCAAGCCGCTCCTGCAGGTGCGCGACCTCGAGGTCGACTTCACCTCCGGCGGCCGGGCGGTGCACGCCGTCCGCAAGGCGAACTTCACGGTCTACCCCGGGCAGACCGTCGCCATCGTGGGGGAGTCCGGGTCCGGCAAGTCCACCTCGGCGATGGCCGTCATCGGCCTGCTGCCCGGCACCGGCAAGGTCGTCGGCGGGCAGGTCCTGTTCGACGGCCGGGACATCGCCCACGCCTCCCGGCGCGAGTACGTGAACCTGCGCGGCAAGCACATCGGCATGGTCCCGCAGGACCCGATGTCGAACCTGAACCCCGTGTGGAACATCGGGTTCCAGGTCAAGGAGGCCATCGAGGCCAACGGCATCGCCCGCGGGTCGGCGGCGAAGAAGCGCGCCATCGAGGTCCTCGGGGAGGCCGGGCTCGGCGACGCCGCCCGCCGGTACAAGCAGTACCCGCACGAGTTCTCCGGCGGCATGCGCCAGCGCGCCCTCATCGGCATCGGGCTCGCCTCGCGCCCCCGCCTGCTCATCGCCGACGAGCCGACCTCCGCGCTGGACGTGACCGTCCAGCGGGGCATCCTGGACCACCTCGACTCCCTGACCTCCGACCTGGGCACGGCGGTCCTGCTCATCACGCACGACCTGGGGCTGGCCGCCGAGCGCGCCGAGCACCTCGTCGTCATGTACAAGGGGCAGGTCGTCGAGTCCGGCCCGGCGCTGCAGATCCTGCAGGCCCCGCAGCACCCCTACACCCAGCGGCTCGTCTCGGCGGCGCCCTCGCTGGCGTCGCGGCGCATGCAGTCCGAGCACCGCGCGCAGGTGGTGGAGCAGGCCGAGGCCCGGGCCGAGCAGGCCCACGAGATCGTCGCGGCCCAGACGCCGGTGACCGTCCCCGACCAGGTGACCGCCGACGTCATCGAGGTCAGGAACCTCACCAAGGAGTTCACGATCCGCGGCGCCGGTCCCCGCGGCGAGAAGCTCCTCGCGGTCGACGGCGTGAACTTCTCGGTGCGCCGCGGCACCACCCTGGCCGTCGTCGGCGAGTCCGGCTCGGGCAAGTCCACGGTCGCGCAGATGGTGCTGAACCTGCTGCCGGCCACCTCGGGGGAGGTGCTCTTCGACGGGGTCGACATCACGACCCTGGACCGCAAGCAGCAGTTCGCCTTCCGGCGCCGCGTCCAGCCCATCTTCCAGAACCCCTACGGCTCGCTGGACCCGAGCTGGAGCATCTTCTCCTCCATCGAGGAGCCGCTGCGGGTGCACCGGGTCGGGGACGCCAAGAGCCGCGAGGCCCGCGTGCGCGACCTGCTGGACAAGGTCTCCCTGCCGCAGAGCTCGCTGCGGCGCTACCCCAACGAGCTGTCCGGCGGCCAGCGCCAGCGCGTCGCCATCGCCCGCGCCCTGGCCCTGCAGCCCGAGGTCGTCGTGTGCGACGAGGCCGTCTCGGCCCTCGACGTGCTCGTGCAGGGCCAGATCCTGCACCTGCTCAACGACCTGCAGGCCGAGCTGGGGCTGACCTACCTGTTCATCACGCACGACCTCGCCGTCGTGCGGGAGATCGCCGACGACGTCGTGGTCATGCAGCGGGGCAGGCTCGTCGAGCACGCCAGCGTCGACGAGGTCTTCACCAGCCCGCAGCAGGAGTACACCAAGGCCCTGCTCGAGGCCATCCCCGGCGGGAGCATCCAGCTCGGGGCCTGA
- a CDS encoding ABC transporter permease, producing the protein MSENTVGRPGGTAVRPGQEHFVAPLEETPLAAVDAVDESAPSGGLFTEAWRQLRKRPLFIVPSLIILALVVVSVFPSWFTSTDPRFVDLASSLAGPSDAHPLGVTKAGTDVYARLVYGARASVSVGILTTLLVVVVGGVVGALAGFFGGWLDAVLSRVGDIFFALPLILGAIVLLQMLKSRNVWTVALTLALFGWPQVARIMRGAVLQVRTAEYVTAAKSLGLSRMGTLVKHVVPNALGPVIVVATISLGTFIAAEATLSFLSVGLPPNIVSWGGDISLARTTLRTDPAILLWPSLGLSLTVLSFLMLGDALRDALDPKGRTR; encoded by the coding sequence ATGTCTGAGAACACCGTGGGCAGGCCCGGCGGCACCGCCGTCCGTCCCGGCCAGGAGCACTTCGTCGCCCCGCTGGAGGAGACCCCGCTCGCCGCGGTCGACGCGGTCGACGAGTCCGCGCCCAGCGGCGGGCTGTTCACCGAGGCCTGGCGCCAGCTGCGCAAGCGGCCGCTGTTCATCGTCCCGAGCCTGATCATCCTCGCGCTCGTCGTGGTCTCGGTCTTCCCGTCGTGGTTCACCTCGACCGACCCCCGGTTCGTGGACCTGGCCTCCTCGCTGGCCGGTCCCTCCGACGCCCACCCCCTGGGCGTCACCAAGGCCGGCACCGACGTCTACGCCCGGCTGGTCTACGGGGCCCGCGCCTCGGTGAGCGTCGGGATCCTCACGACGCTGCTCGTCGTCGTCGTCGGCGGCGTCGTCGGGGCCCTGGCCGGCTTCTTCGGGGGATGGCTCGACGCCGTGCTGTCGCGCGTCGGGGACATCTTCTTCGCGCTGCCGCTCATCCTCGGGGCGATCGTCCTGCTGCAGATGCTCAAGAGCCGCAACGTCTGGACCGTGGCGCTGACGCTGGCGCTGTTCGGCTGGCCGCAGGTGGCGCGCATCATGCGCGGGGCCGTGCTGCAGGTGCGCACGGCCGAGTACGTGACGGCCGCCAAGTCCCTGGGCCTGTCACGGATGGGCACCCTGGTCAAGCACGTCGTGCCGAACGCCCTGGGGCCGGTCATCGTCGTCGCCACCATCTCGCTGGGGACGTTCATCGCGGCCGAGGCGACGCTGTCGTTCCTGTCCGTCGGGCTCCCGCCGAACATCGTGTCCTGGGGCGGTGACATCTCGCTGGCCCGCACGACCCTGCGCACCGACCCGGCGATCCTGCTGTGGCCCTCGCTCGGGCTGTCCCTGACGGTCCTGTCGTTCCTCATGCTCGGCGACGCCCTGCGCGACGCCCTCGACCCGAAGGGCCGCACCCGATGA
- a CDS encoding ABC transporter permease: MGWYIGRRLLQMVPVFFGATLLIYALVFALPGDPIRALFGDKPVSPTALALLRAQYHLDKPFFVQYLYFLKGVFTLDFGTSFSGQPVISQITRAFPVTIKLAIVALVIEAVFGIVFGFLAGLRRGGIFDSTVLFLSLVVIGIPVFVLGFVGQYFIGIKWGIARATVGGDPAWVDLILPGAVLGALSFAYVLRLTRNSVAEGLSADHVRTATAKGLSRPRVMTVHVLRNSLIPVITFLGTDLGALMGGAVVTEGIFNVPGVGNLLYQSVIRQEGPTVVSVVTILVLVYLIANLVVDLLYAVLDPRIRYV; encoded by the coding sequence ATGGGTTGGTACATCGGGCGCCGTCTGTTGCAGATGGTGCCCGTCTTCTTCGGAGCCACGCTCCTCATCTACGCCCTGGTGTTCGCGCTGCCCGGCGACCCCATCCGGGCCCTGTTCGGGGACAAGCCCGTCAGCCCGACGGCCCTGGCGCTGCTGCGGGCGCAGTACCACCTGGACAAGCCCTTCTTCGTCCAGTACCTGTACTTCCTCAAGGGCGTCTTCACGCTCGACTTCGGGACCTCGTTCTCGGGCCAGCCCGTGATCAGCCAGATCACCCGGGCCTTCCCGGTCACGATCAAGCTGGCGATCGTCGCCCTGGTCATCGAGGCCGTGTTCGGGATCGTCTTCGGCTTCCTCGCCGGCCTGCGCCGCGGCGGGATCTTCGACTCCACCGTCCTGTTCCTGTCCCTCGTCGTCATCGGCATCCCGGTGTTCGTGCTCGGCTTCGTCGGGCAGTACTTCATCGGGATCAAGTGGGGGATCGCCCGGGCCACCGTGGGCGGTGACCCGGCCTGGGTCGACCTGATCCTGCCCGGGGCGGTGCTGGGGGCGCTGTCGTTCGCCTACGTCCTGCGCCTGACCCGCAACTCCGTGGCCGAGGGCCTGTCCGCCGACCACGTGCGCACCGCGACGGCCAAGGGGCTCTCGCGCCCGCGGGTCATGACCGTGCACGTCCTGCGCAACTCCCTCATCCCCGTCATCACCTTCCTCGGGACCGACCTCGGCGCGCTCATGGGCGGGGCCGTGGTCACCGAGGGCATCTTCAACGTCCCCGGGGTGGGGAACCTGCTCTACCAGTCCGTCATCCGGCAGGAAGGCCCGACCGTCGTGTCGGTCGTGACGATCCTGGTGCTCGTGTACCTGATCGCCAACCTCGTCGTCGACCTGCTCTACGCCGTCCTGGACCCGAGGATCCGCTATGTCTGA
- a CDS encoding ABC transporter substrate-binding protein, whose product MKGALGLAALATLAACGGNDDDNGGSGNGGGGGGGTGGDVVVNGSEPQNKLIPTNTNEVGGGRLLDSLWAGLVYYKADGTPENDLADSITSTDAQNYTIKIKTGQKFSDGTAITAKNFVDAWNYGALGTNKQLSSYFFQPIEGFDAVQADPPTAQTLSGLAVVDDTSFTVKLVQPQSDFPLRLGYSAFYPLPSNAFDDIDKYGENPVGNGPYKLKEEGAWQHNVRIDFVKNDTYDGPRKAQNDSLAFVFYETYDAAYAALQSGDLDVLDNIPPSALATYQDELGKRAVNQPSAVFQSFTIPQKLAHFEGDEGKLRRQAISYAIDRAAICKSVFSDTRTPAKDFTSPVIAGYSETVPGNEVLTADAAKAKQLWQQADAISPYSDTFTIGYNADGGHQEWVDAVTALLRQTLGIKAEGAPYPTFAALRTDITNRTIKGAFRSGWQADYPGLFNFIGPLYATGADSNDGDYSNPQVDSMLKQAEGTTDQDAANKILQEVQTILFTDLPAIPLWYSNASGGYGEKASNVEFGWNSVPLYYQVTKS is encoded by the coding sequence CTGAAGGGTGCGCTCGGCCTCGCCGCCCTCGCGACCCTGGCGGCCTGCGGTGGCAACGACGACGACAACGGCGGCTCCGGCAACGGGGGCGGCGGGGGCGGCGGCACGGGCGGCGACGTCGTCGTCAACGGCTCCGAACCGCAGAACAAGCTCATCCCCACCAACACCAACGAGGTCGGCGGCGGCCGCCTGCTCGACTCGCTGTGGGCCGGCCTCGTCTACTACAAGGCCGACGGGACCCCCGAGAACGACCTCGCGGACTCCATCACGTCGACCGACGCGCAGAACTACACCATCAAGATCAAGACCGGCCAGAAGTTCTCCGACGGCACGGCCATCACCGCCAAGAACTTCGTCGACGCCTGGAACTACGGCGCGCTGGGCACCAACAAGCAGCTCTCCAGCTACTTCTTCCAGCCCATCGAGGGCTTCGACGCGGTCCAGGCCGACCCGCCCACCGCGCAGACGCTGTCCGGGCTCGCCGTCGTCGACGACACCAGCTTCACCGTCAAGCTCGTCCAGCCGCAGTCCGACTTCCCCCTGCGCCTGGGCTACTCGGCCTTCTACCCGCTGCCGAGCAACGCCTTCGACGACATCGACAAGTACGGCGAGAACCCGGTCGGCAACGGCCCGTACAAGCTGAAGGAAGAAGGTGCGTGGCAGCACAACGTCCGCATCGACTTCGTCAAGAACGACACCTACGACGGGCCCCGCAAGGCGCAGAACGACTCCCTCGCCTTCGTCTTCTACGAGACCTACGACGCGGCCTACGCGGCGCTGCAGTCCGGTGACCTCGACGTCCTGGACAACATCCCGCCGTCGGCGCTGGCGACCTACCAGGACGAGCTCGGCAAGCGCGCCGTGAACCAGCCGTCCGCGGTCTTCCAGTCCTTCACCATCCCGCAGAAGCTCGCCCACTTCGAGGGCGACGAGGGCAAGCTGCGCCGCCAGGCCATCAGCTACGCCATCGACCGCGCGGCCATCTGCAAGTCCGTCTTCAGCGACACCCGCACCCCGGCCAAGGACTTCACGTCCCCGGTCATCGCCGGGTACTCCGAGACGGTCCCCGGCAACGAGGTGCTGACCGCCGACGCCGCCAAGGCCAAGCAGCTGTGGCAGCAGGCCGACGCGATCTCGCCGTACTCCGACACCTTCACCATCGGCTACAACGCCGACGGCGGGCACCAGGAGTGGGTCGACGCCGTGACGGCGCTGCTGCGCCAGACGCTCGGCATCAAGGCCGAGGGCGCGCCGTACCCGACGTTCGCCGCGCTGCGCACCGACATCACCAACCGCACCATCAAGGGCGCCTTCCGCAGCGGCTGGCAGGCCGACTACCCGGGCCTGTTCAACTTCATCGGGCCGCTGTACGCCACGGGCGCCGACTCCAACGACGGCGACTACTCCAACCCGCAGGTCGACTCGATGCTCAAGCAGGCCGAGGGCACCACGGACCAGGACGCGGCGAACAAGATCCTGCAGGAGGTCCAGACCATCCTGTTCACGGACCTGCCCGCCATCCCGCTGTGGTACTCCAACGCCTCCGGCGGCTACGGGGAGAAGGCCTCGAACGTCGAGTTCGGCTGGAACAGCGTCCCGCTGTACTACCAGGTCACCAAGTCCTGA
- a CDS encoding TetR/AcrR family transcriptional regulator, whose product MSAPPSTTGRPSAARERILDTADRLFYAEGVHPVGIQRIIAEAQVTRVTLYRHFPAKDDLVTAYLQRRAQADHDQVGAVLARHRDDPRAALRALAVELTADDFGAVRRGCPFVNASAEFPQGHPVRRHAEEIRTWVTGELRRLLEDAGHDSPARTAVQLMMLRTGAVVAAALEGGRALGEDFVAAWDGLVDAGIPGGRTGPG is encoded by the coding sequence ATGAGCGCCCCACCGAGCACGACCGGCCGGCCCTCGGCCGCCCGCGAGCGCATCCTCGACACCGCCGACCGGCTCTTCTACGCCGAGGGCGTCCACCCCGTCGGGATCCAGCGGATCATCGCGGAGGCGCAGGTCACCCGGGTCACCCTCTACCGGCACTTCCCCGCCAAGGACGACCTCGTCACGGCCTACCTCCAGCGGCGCGCGCAGGCCGACCACGACCAGGTGGGCGCCGTGCTCGCACGCCACCGCGACGATCCGCGCGCTGCCCTGCGCGCCCTGGCGGTGGAGCTGACGGCCGACGACTTCGGCGCGGTGCGGCGCGGGTGCCCGTTCGTCAACGCCTCCGCGGAGTTCCCGCAGGGGCACCCGGTCCGCCGCCACGCCGAGGAGATCAGGACGTGGGTCACGGGGGAGCTGCGCCGGCTCCTGGAGGACGCGGGGCACGACAGCCCGGCGCGGACGGCGGTCCAGCTGATGATGCTGCGCACGGGGGCCGTGGTCGCCGCCGCGCTCGAAGGGGGACGGGCCCTGGGGGAGGACTTCGTCGCCGCGTGGGACGGGCTCGTCGACGCCGGGATCCCGGGTGGCCGGACGGGTCCGGGGTGA
- a CDS encoding alpha/beta hydrolase: protein MPVPPVLFLHGLWLHATSWADWVDLFTDRGWTASAPGWPGDPDTVAEARAHPDALADHGIDDVVAHYAQVIAALPTRPVLVGHSFGGMIAQRLLGEDLAVAAVAVDAAQIKGVLPVPLSALRATLPVFKNPANRHRAVSLTAEQFRFAFGNALDEQESDALFERWTIPAPGRPLFEAASANFDPHSPARVDTANAGRGPLLLVAGGEDHTVPEAVTRATLKQYRHSSATTDFLRFADRGHSLTIDHGWRDVAEATLTWLREKGF, encoded by the coding sequence GTGCCCGTTCCCCCCGTCCTCTTCCTCCACGGCCTCTGGCTGCACGCGACCTCGTGGGCCGACTGGGTCGACCTGTTCACCGACCGCGGCTGGACCGCCTCGGCGCCGGGCTGGCCCGGCGACCCGGACACCGTGGCCGAGGCGCGCGCCCACCCAGACGCCCTCGCCGACCACGGCATCGACGACGTCGTGGCCCACTACGCCCAGGTCATCGCCGCCCTGCCCACGCGTCCCGTCCTCGTCGGCCACTCCTTCGGGGGGATGATCGCCCAGCGGCTGCTCGGCGAGGACCTCGCGGTGGCCGCCGTCGCCGTCGACGCCGCCCAGATCAAGGGCGTCCTGCCGGTGCCGCTGAGCGCCCTGCGCGCCACGCTGCCCGTCTTCAAGAACCCCGCGAACCGGCACCGGGCGGTGTCCCTGACCGCCGAGCAGTTCCGGTTCGCCTTCGGCAACGCCCTCGACGAGCAGGAGTCCGACGCGCTGTTCGAGCGCTGGACGATCCCCGCCCCCGGCAGACCCCTCTTCGAGGCGGCGTCGGCGAACTTCGACCCGCACTCCCCCGCGAGGGTCGACACCGCCAACGCCGGCCGCGGTCCCCTGCTGCTCGTCGCCGGCGGGGAGGACCACACGGTCCCCGAGGCGGTCACCCGGGCCACGCTGAAGCAGTACCGGCACAGCTCGGCGACCACCGACTTCCTGCGCTTCGCCGACCGCGGGCACTCCCTGACCATCGACCACGGGTGGCGGGACGTGGCCGAGGCCACGTTGACCTGGCTGCGCGAGAAGGGGTTCTGA